Below is a window of Paraburkholderia kururiensis DNA.
CTCCTCCAGGCCGTGCAGCACGACGTCGCAGCCCGCGCCCGCCAGCCCCTTCGCGATGGCGAGCCCGAGACCGTTCGACGATCCCGTAACAAGCGCGCCCTTGCCGCGCAACATGCCTCGCCGTGCCATCTATCGCCCCGTGGCCCGAGGCTCGAGATCGAGTCGCACGATCCAGCCTTCCGTCTCGGCGTCGTGCGCGAGGTAGCGTGCGAGCACCGCGGGATCGTGGCCTGGAATCACGTGGTCCGGCGAGCTGGCAAGACGATGCGCGGTCTCGTAGCCCTCTATCATGTCCCCCACGTTGTAGACCACGGGAAACGGGCGCTCCTCCTGCATGTTCGCGTAGAAATGCGAAGCGTCGGACGCAAGCACGACCCAGCCGCGAGCCGTTTGCACGCGCACGATCTGCAGACCGTTCGTATGCCCGCCGACCCAGTGCACGGTGAGCCCCGGCGCGAGTTCCGCGGTGCCGTCGTGAAACTGCACGCGCCCGGCAAAAAGACGCCCCACCATCTCTTTCACGTCCTCCGGCTCGAACGGATGGCTGAGCGCGTGGTGGCACATGCAGCGGCCGGTGCAGTACGCCATTTCGCGGTCCTGCACGTGGTAGCGGGCACGCGGAAACAGCCCATGATTGCCGGCGTGGTCGTAATGCATGTGCGTAATCACGATGTCTTCCACCTCGTCCGCCCGAATGCCGATCTTCGCGAGACCGTGCTCCACGCGGTTCGTGATGGTGCGGCCGCGTTTGTCGGCCATCGCCTGATCGAACCCGGTATCCACGATGAACGTGCGCGACGCACCCACCACGGCCCACACGAAATAGTCGAGCGGCATGGGCACATCGTGCGAATCGCCGCCAATGAAGTTGTCGCGGGAACGGCGCTCGAAGTGCGCGTACTTGATTGCGTAGATGCGGTAGTCCTCGCCCGGTGATTCCATGTCTCGTCCGTCCTTTCGTTGTTGAGGGGGCCGCCGCTCACGAAGCGGCTTG
It encodes the following:
- a CDS encoding N-acyl homoserine lactonase family protein, whose product is MESPGEDYRIYAIKYAHFERRSRDNFIGGDSHDVPMPLDYFVWAVVGASRTFIVDTGFDQAMADKRGRTITNRVEHGLAKIGIRADEVEDIVITHMHYDHAGNHGLFPRARYHVQDREMAYCTGRCMCHHALSHPFEPEDVKEMVGRLFAGRVQFHDGTAELAPGLTVHWVGGHTNGLQIVRVQTARGWVVLASDASHFYANMQEERPFPVVYNVGDMIEGYETAHRLASSPDHVIPGHDPAVLARYLAHDAETEGWIVRLDLEPRATGR